A single Opisthocomus hoazin isolate bOpiHoa1 chromosome 1, bOpiHoa1.hap1, whole genome shotgun sequence DNA region contains:
- the SLC25A30 gene encoding kidney mitochondrial carrier protein 1 isoform X1 gives MAEVKWQSHLLKEESIMSALNWKPFIYGGLASITAECGTFPIDLTKTRLQVQGQVNDAKYKEIRYRGMVHALVRICREEGLKALYSGIAPAMLRQASYGTIKIGTYQSLKRMFVEHPEDETLMINVLCGILSGVISSSIANPTDVLKIRMQAQGSVIRGGMMGNFLQIYQKEGTKGLWKGVSLTAQRAAIVVGVELPVYDFTKKHIIMSGFMGDTVYTHFLSSFACGLAGALASNPIDVVRTRMMNQRNQQHGGHSNYKGTLDCLLQTWKNEGFFALYKGFWPNWLRLGPWNIIFFLTYEQLKKLDF, from the exons ATGGCTGAGGTGAAATGGCAAAGTCACTTGCTG AAAGAAGAATCAATAATGTCAGCACTAAACTGGAAGCCCTTCATCTACGGAGGTTTAGCATCAATCACTGCAGAATGTG GTACTTTCCCCATTGATTTGACCAAAACACGTCTGCAGGTTCAAGGTCAAGTTAATGATGCCAAATACAAAGAGATCCGCTACCGTGGAATGGTGCATGCACTAGTCAGAATATGCAGAGAAGAAGGATTGAAAGCCTTATACTCTGG GATTGCACCTGCAATGCTACGCCAAGCTTCATATGGAACTATAAAAATAGGCACTTACCAGAGCTTAAAAAGAATGTTTGTGGAGCATCCAGAAG ATGAAACCCTGATGATAAATGTTCTGTGTGGCATTCTTTCGGGAGTGATCTCATCATCTATTGCGAACCCCACAGATGTCTTAAAG ATCAGAATGCAAGCCCAAGGTAGTGTGATTCGAGGAGGAATGATGGGCAACTTCTTACAGATCTACCAAAAGGAAGGCACTAAAGGATTATGGAAG GGAGTATCATTGACAGCACAGAGAGCTGCTATTGTTGTTGGAGTGGAACTGCCAGTGTATGACTTTACTAAGAAGCACATAATTATGTCTGGATTTATGGGAGATACAGTTTATACTCATTTCCT CTCAAGCTTTGCTTGTGGGTTAGCTGGAGCCCTTGCGTCCAACCCCATTGATGTTGTGAGAACACGCATGATGAATCAGAGAAACCAACAGCACGGGGGACACTCGAACTACAAGGGTACTTTGGATTGCTTGTTACAA acatgGAAAAATGAAGGCTTTTTTGCTCTATACAAAGGGTTTTGGCCAAACTGGTTAAGGCTTGGTCCTTGGAATATCATT TTCTTCCTGACGTATGAACAGCTGAAGAAACTAGACTTCTGA
- the SLC25A30 gene encoding kidney mitochondrial carrier protein 1 isoform X3, with protein MVHALVRICREEGLKALYSGIAPAMLRQASYGTIKIGTYQSLKRMFVEHPEDETLMINVLCGILSGVISSSIANPTDVLKIRMQAQGSVIRGGMMGNFLQIYQKEGTKGLWKGVSLTAQRAAIVVGVELPVYDFTKKHIIMSGFMGDTVYTHFLSSFACGLAGALASNPIDVVRTRMMNQRNQQHGGHSNYKGTLDCLLQTWKNEGFFALYKGFWPNWLRLGPWNIIFFLTYEQLKKLDF; from the exons ATGGTGCATGCACTAGTCAGAATATGCAGAGAAGAAGGATTGAAAGCCTTATACTCTGG GATTGCACCTGCAATGCTACGCCAAGCTTCATATGGAACTATAAAAATAGGCACTTACCAGAGCTTAAAAAGAATGTTTGTGGAGCATCCAGAAG ATGAAACCCTGATGATAAATGTTCTGTGTGGCATTCTTTCGGGAGTGATCTCATCATCTATTGCGAACCCCACAGATGTCTTAAAG ATCAGAATGCAAGCCCAAGGTAGTGTGATTCGAGGAGGAATGATGGGCAACTTCTTACAGATCTACCAAAAGGAAGGCACTAAAGGATTATGGAAG GGAGTATCATTGACAGCACAGAGAGCTGCTATTGTTGTTGGAGTGGAACTGCCAGTGTATGACTTTACTAAGAAGCACATAATTATGTCTGGATTTATGGGAGATACAGTTTATACTCATTTCCT CTCAAGCTTTGCTTGTGGGTTAGCTGGAGCCCTTGCGTCCAACCCCATTGATGTTGTGAGAACACGCATGATGAATCAGAGAAACCAACAGCACGGGGGACACTCGAACTACAAGGGTACTTTGGATTGCTTGTTACAA acatgGAAAAATGAAGGCTTTTTTGCTCTATACAAAGGGTTTTGGCCAAACTGGTTAAGGCTTGGTCCTTGGAATATCATT TTCTTCCTGACGTATGAACAGCTGAAGAAACTAGACTTCTGA
- the SLC25A30 gene encoding kidney mitochondrial carrier protein 1 isoform X2, translating into MSALNWKPFIYGGLASITAECGTFPIDLTKTRLQVQGQVNDAKYKEIRYRGMVHALVRICREEGLKALYSGIAPAMLRQASYGTIKIGTYQSLKRMFVEHPEDETLMINVLCGILSGVISSSIANPTDVLKIRMQAQGSVIRGGMMGNFLQIYQKEGTKGLWKGVSLTAQRAAIVVGVELPVYDFTKKHIIMSGFMGDTVYTHFLSSFACGLAGALASNPIDVVRTRMMNQRNQQHGGHSNYKGTLDCLLQTWKNEGFFALYKGFWPNWLRLGPWNIIFFLTYEQLKKLDF; encoded by the exons ATGTCAGCACTAAACTGGAAGCCCTTCATCTACGGAGGTTTAGCATCAATCACTGCAGAATGTG GTACTTTCCCCATTGATTTGACCAAAACACGTCTGCAGGTTCAAGGTCAAGTTAATGATGCCAAATACAAAGAGATCCGCTACCGTGGAATGGTGCATGCACTAGTCAGAATATGCAGAGAAGAAGGATTGAAAGCCTTATACTCTGG GATTGCACCTGCAATGCTACGCCAAGCTTCATATGGAACTATAAAAATAGGCACTTACCAGAGCTTAAAAAGAATGTTTGTGGAGCATCCAGAAG ATGAAACCCTGATGATAAATGTTCTGTGTGGCATTCTTTCGGGAGTGATCTCATCATCTATTGCGAACCCCACAGATGTCTTAAAG ATCAGAATGCAAGCCCAAGGTAGTGTGATTCGAGGAGGAATGATGGGCAACTTCTTACAGATCTACCAAAAGGAAGGCACTAAAGGATTATGGAAG GGAGTATCATTGACAGCACAGAGAGCTGCTATTGTTGTTGGAGTGGAACTGCCAGTGTATGACTTTACTAAGAAGCACATAATTATGTCTGGATTTATGGGAGATACAGTTTATACTCATTTCCT CTCAAGCTTTGCTTGTGGGTTAGCTGGAGCCCTTGCGTCCAACCCCATTGATGTTGTGAGAACACGCATGATGAATCAGAGAAACCAACAGCACGGGGGACACTCGAACTACAAGGGTACTTTGGATTGCTTGTTACAA acatgGAAAAATGAAGGCTTTTTTGCTCTATACAAAGGGTTTTGGCCAAACTGGTTAAGGCTTGGTCCTTGGAATATCATT TTCTTCCTGACGTATGAACAGCTGAAGAAACTAGACTTCTGA